A window from Pseudooceanicola algae encodes these proteins:
- a CDS encoding L-threonylcarbamoyladenylate synthase, giving the protein MVQTRLLDASDAALDAAAAMLRAGQLVAMPTETVYGLAGDATDDHAVAAIYAAKGRPSFNPLIAHVVDLDMARSLVEMPGPAGDLAAAFWPGPLTLVLPLKPGARVSALVTAGLPTLAIRIPAHPLARGLIARVGRPLAAPSANPSGRISPTEAQHVVDGLGGRIAAVLDGGPCRVGVESTIVAVDAAGAARLLRPGGIPAAQIAACLGQDSLTQTEADGSGIESPGQMLSHYAPRGTLRLNASAPRPGETYLGFGPDSGRTSEETGLNLSPAGDLTEAAANLFRLMHVLDDRGADSIAVAPIPETGLGQAINDRLRRAAAPRD; this is encoded by the coding sequence ATGGTCCAGACCCGCCTTCTTGACGCCAGCGACGCCGCGCTGGACGCGGCCGCCGCGATGCTGCGCGCCGGGCAACTTGTCGCGATGCCGACCGAAACCGTCTATGGCCTGGCCGGGGACGCCACTGATGACCATGCGGTCGCCGCGATCTACGCCGCCAAGGGCCGCCCCTCCTTCAACCCGCTGATCGCCCATGTCGTGGACCTCGACATGGCGCGCAGCCTCGTGGAAATGCCGGGCCCTGCCGGGGATCTGGCCGCCGCCTTCTGGCCCGGTCCCCTGACCCTTGTATTGCCGCTGAAACCGGGCGCGCGGGTCTCGGCGCTGGTGACGGCCGGGTTGCCGACCCTGGCGATCCGCATTCCCGCCCATCCACTGGCGCGCGGGCTGATCGCCCGCGTCGGCAGACCGCTTGCGGCGCCCTCCGCCAACCCGTCGGGTCGGATCAGCCCGACAGAGGCGCAGCATGTGGTCGATGGCCTGGGTGGCCGGATCGCGGCCGTGCTGGATGGCGGACCGTGCCGTGTCGGCGTGGAATCGACCATCGTCGCGGTGGATGCAGCGGGCGCGGCACGGTTGTTGCGCCCGGGCGGCATCCCCGCCGCACAGATCGCCGCGTGCCTTGGGCAGGACAGCCTGACGCAGACCGAAGCGGATGGCTCCGGCATCGAATCCCCCGGCCAGATGCTGTCCCACTACGCACCGCGCGGGACCCTGCGCTTGAATGCATCTGCGCCGCGCCCCGGCGAAACCTACCTTGGTTTCGGCCCTGATTCGGGGCGGACATCTGAAGAAACCGGGCTGAACCTGTCCCCCGCCGGTGACCTGACCGAAGCGGCGGCCAACCTGTTTCGCCTGATGCATGTGCTGGATGACAGGGGTGCCGACTCCATCGCCGTGGCGCCGATCCCCGAAACCGGACTTGGGCAGGCGATCAACGATCGGCTACGCCGGGCCGCCGCACCGCGCGACTAG
- a CDS encoding MBL fold metallo-hydrolase — protein MTQLGPIRFPWEVPPAFGTPVEVAPGLLWIRLPMPMALDHVNVYALDDGDGWTLVDTGLNTPQTIEIWQDLLDGPLAAKPVRRILLTHHHPDHCGMVGWFQQRGAELVTSRTAWLMARMLLLDEQDRPVPEALRFWERAGMSPEQIAKRAGERPFNFADVVQPIPVGFTRLQDGDSFHAGGRDWDVRVGHGHAPEHLTLWSRDDNLVLGGDQLLPGISPNIGVHPTEPGADPLGEWLTATARFAEVAREDQLVLGGHNLPFTGLPIRLRQMAENHHSALDRLRALLTEPQVAVDCFPVLFKRRINAGTFGLALAETVAHLNYLYRRGQITRRLRADGAWLWQIADGA, from the coding sequence GTGACCCAGTTGGGCCCGATCCGCTTTCCATGGGAAGTCCCGCCCGCCTTTGGGACCCCTGTCGAGGTTGCGCCGGGCCTGCTGTGGATCCGCCTGCCGATGCCGATGGCGCTGGATCACGTCAATGTCTACGCGCTGGATGACGGGGACGGCTGGACGCTGGTCGACACCGGGCTGAACACGCCGCAGACGATCGAGATCTGGCAGGATCTGCTGGATGGTCCGCTGGCCGCCAAGCCTGTGCGTCGCATCCTGCTGACCCATCATCATCCGGACCACTGCGGGATGGTCGGCTGGTTCCAGCAGCGCGGGGCCGAGCTTGTCACCTCTCGCACGGCATGGCTGATGGCGCGGATGCTGCTGCTGGACGAACAGGACCGCCCGGTGCCCGAGGCGCTGCGCTTCTGGGAACGCGCCGGGATGAGCCCCGAGCAGATCGCAAAGCGCGCCGGGGAACGTCCGTTCAATTTCGCGGATGTTGTGCAGCCGATCCCGGTCGGTTTCACCCGCTTGCAGGATGGTGACAGCTTTCACGCCGGGGGGCGGGATTGGGACGTGCGGGTCGGCCACGGCCATGCGCCCGAACATCTGACCCTGTGGTCCCGCGACGACAATCTGGTGCTGGGCGGGGATCAGCTTTTGCCCGGCATCAGCCCCAATATCGGGGTCCACCCCACCGAACCGGGGGCCGATCCGCTGGGCGAATGGCTGACGGCGACGGCGCGGTTTGCCGAGGTGGCGCGGGAAGACCAGCTTGTGCTGGGCGGTCACAACCTGCCTTTCACGGGGCTGCCGATCCGGCTGCGCCAGATGGCGGAGAACCACCATTCCGCGCTGGACCGCCTGCGCGCCCTGCTGACCGAGCCGCAGGTGGCTGTCGATTGCTTTCCGGTGTTGTTCAAGCGGCGCATAAATGCCGGAACCTTCGGCCTGGCCCTTGCCGAAACCGTCGCGCACCTAAATTATCTTTACAGGCGCGGGCAGATCACCCGTCGCCTGCGCGCCGATGGCGCCTGGCTTTGGCAGATAGCGGACGGGGCATAG
- a CDS encoding acyl-CoA dehydrogenase translates to MPFRAPIGEFRFLFDHVIGFDGIAASDRFAEASPDTVDAILVEIGRLAQDVWAPLQRSGDLDPARMENGAVRCSKGFAEGFRALADGGWLGLSAPEAHGGMDLPVTLTSAMNDMLSAACLSLGLNPLLTQGQVEALAHHASDDIRAMYLPRLISGEWTGTMNLTEPQAGSDVGALRSRAEPLEDGTYAVSGQKIYISWGDHDFGGNVCHLVLARLPEAPAGTRGISLFLVPKYLPNEDGSLGAANSLRVVSLEHKTGLHGSPTAVMEYDRATGWLVGAPHKGMAAMFTMMNNARLGVGIQGIGAAEGAYQQALAFAQERTQGRTVLEGKPGATGAIADHADVRRMLATMRADIFTARAIALSCAAAIDMAEATGEAAWSARAAFLTPIAKAFGTETGMRVSETGVQVHGGMGFIEETGASQFYRDVRVTAIYEGTNGIQSMDLVGRKLADGGEAAFALIDEMQALAEAGRGDFDALAEPLWQGVETLREATEWMVSQDDVNRRFAGSMPYLMGFARVFGGFAHLKAAMAEGGNGPRSRLAAFYIARLLPEHVGLLSHAVVGDADLYALSLEDLGA, encoded by the coding sequence ATGCCGTTTCGCGCGCCCATTGGGGAATTCCGCTTTCTTTTCGACCATGTGATCGGGTTTGACGGCATCGCCGCCTCGGACCGCTTTGCCGAAGCCTCGCCCGACACGGTCGATGCCATCCTGGTCGAGATCGGCCGCCTGGCCCAGGATGTATGGGCGCCCCTGCAACGCTCCGGCGATCTTGATCCGGCGCGGATGGAAAACGGTGCGGTGCGCTGCTCAAAGGGCTTTGCCGAAGGGTTCCGCGCCCTGGCCGATGGTGGCTGGCTGGGCCTGTCCGCACCCGAAGCCCATGGCGGCATGGACCTGCCCGTCACCCTGACCAGCGCGATGAACGACATGCTGTCGGCGGCCTGCCTGTCGCTGGGGCTGAACCCGCTGCTGACCCAGGGCCAGGTCGAAGCGTTGGCGCATCATGCCTCGGATGACATCCGGGCGATGTACCTGCCGCGCCTGATCTCGGGGGAGTGGACCGGGACGATGAACCTGACCGAACCGCAGGCCGGGTCCGACGTGGGGGCTTTGCGCAGCCGCGCCGAACCGCTGGAGGATGGAACCTACGCGGTTTCGGGGCAGAAGATCTATATTTCCTGGGGGGATCACGATTTCGGCGGCAATGTCTGCCACCTGGTGCTGGCGCGGTTGCCGGAGGCCCCGGCGGGGACCCGTGGGATCAGCCTGTTTCTGGTGCCGAAATACCTGCCGAACGAAGATGGCTCGCTTGGGGCGGCCAACAGCCTGCGGGTGGTAAGCCTCGAGCACAAGACGGGCCTGCACGGATCGCCCACGGCGGTGATGGAATACGACCGCGCAACCGGCTGGCTGGTCGGGGCCCCGCACAAGGGCATGGCGGCGATGTTCACGATGATGAACAACGCCCGGCTCGGTGTCGGCATCCAGGGCATCGGCGCCGCCGAGGGCGCCTATCAGCAGGCGCTGGCCTTTGCGCAGGAGCGCACTCAGGGCCGCACCGTGCTGGAGGGCAAGCCGGGGGCCACCGGGGCCATCGCGGACCACGCCGACGTGCGCCGGATGCTGGCTACCATGCGCGCCGATATCTTTACCGCCCGCGCCATCGCCCTGAGCTGTGCCGCAGCCATCGACATGGCCGAGGCCACGGGCGAGGCCGCTTGGTCTGCCCGCGCCGCCTTCCTGACGCCGATCGCCAAGGCCTTTGGCACCGAAACCGGGATGCGGGTGTCGGAAACCGGTGTTCAGGTCCATGGGGGCATGGGCTTCATCGAGGAAACCGGAGCCTCGCAATTCTACCGCGACGTGCGGGTCACGGCGATCTACGAGGGCACCAATGGCATCCAGTCGATGGACCTTGTGGGCCGCAAGCTGGCCGATGGGGGCGAGGCCGCCTTTGCCCTGATAGACGAGATGCAGGCCCTGGCCGAAGCCGGGCGCGGCGATTTCGACGCCCTGGCAGAGCCGCTCTGGCAGGGAGTCGAGACCCTGCGCGAGGCGACGGAATGGATGGTCTCGCAAGACGACGTGAACCGCCGTTTTGCCGGATCGATGCCCTACCTGATGGGCTTTGCCCGTGTCTTTGGTGGTTTTGCCCACCTCAAGGCCGCGATGGCCGAGGGCGGCAATGGGCCGCGCTCGCGTCTTGCGGCCTTCTACATCGCGCGTCTGCTGCCTGAACATGTCGGCCTGCTGAGCCATGCGGTCGTCGGGGACGCGGATCTTTACGCGCTCAGCCTCGAGGATCTCGGGGCGTGA
- a CDS encoding aa3-type cytochrome c oxidase subunit IV: protein MAEHKHGEMDISTQESTFDGFIRASAIVAGVSIFVLVFLAIFNS from the coding sequence ATGGCTGAGCACAAGCACGGCGAAATGGATATCTCGACCCAGGAATCGACCTTTGACGGGTTCATCCGCGCCTCGGCAATCGTGGCCGGAGTGTCGATCTTCGTTCTGGTCTTCCTGGCGATCTTCAACAGTTGA
- a CDS encoding AzlD domain-containing protein encodes MIDRSDLWIVIIGLGIGSYLLRFVFLGIIGSRPMPVWLMRHLRYTAVAVLPALVTPMVVWPAGTDGSFDMARLLAALTTFGIGLWFRNTLAAIIGGAATLYLMLWVLG; translated from the coding sequence ATGATCGACCGCAGCGATCTCTGGATTGTCATCATCGGGCTTGGCATCGGCAGCTACCTGCTGCGCTTCGTCTTTCTCGGCATCATAGGCAGCCGGCCAATGCCGGTATGGCTGATGCGGCACCTGCGTTACACCGCCGTGGCCGTGCTGCCGGCGCTGGTCACCCCGATGGTGGTCTGGCCCGCCGGCACCGACGGCAGCTTCGACATGGCGCGCCTGCTGGCGGCGCTTACCACCTTCGGCATCGGGTTGTGGTTCCGAAACACCCTGGCCGCCATCATCGGCGGGGCCGCGACGCTGTATCTGATGCTTTGGGTGCTGGGCTGA